From the Rhinatrema bivittatum chromosome 3, aRhiBiv1.1, whole genome shotgun sequence genome, one window contains:
- the KRT18 gene encoding keratin, type I cytoskeletal 18, producing MSYSRSVYSSSGSSYRPLGSSQSSIASPRFIPFSSAASVHAGAGGSRISVSRVSSVGSGFGGGYGGSSSFSGFGGGYGGSSSFSAVGSGVVHNEKETMQDLNDRLASYLEKVRSLETANQKLEVQIREHVEKKGPCARDWSPYFKTMEDLRKQIFDSTVENAQLVLQIDNARLAADDFRVKYEAEMAIRVSVEMDITGLRKVIDDTNLNRMNLENEIESLKEELIFLKKNHEDEVANLQAQIASCGLTVEVDAPKTHDLGKIMADIRAQYEALSQKNREDAEKWYQAKLEEHTVQVTQDTEALQSARTTVTDLSRTVQSLEIEMESLHNLKANLEATLRDTEARYAMEIDHINSIVLRLEADLAQIRNDSQHQAQDYETLFNIKMKLEEEISTYRRLLDGGDDFNLQDALIDRSSSTTTQMVKKVITTTQKVIDGKVVSESNDMQVIKS from the exons ATGAGTTACTCCAGATCAGTGTATTCTTCCAGCGGCAGCAGCTACAGACCCCTGGGCTCCAGCCAGAGCAGCATCGCCTCCCCGCGGTTCATCCCCTTCTCCAGCGCAGCCAGCGTCCATGCTGGGGCCGGTGGTTCCAGGATCTCCGTTTCCAGGGTCTCCAGCGTGGGCTCTGGTTTTGGAGGTGGCTATGGCGGAAGTAGCAGCTTCAGTGGGTTTGGAGGCGGCTATGGCGGGAGCAGCAGCTTCAGTGCGGTGGGCTCTGGTGTTGTCCACAACGAGAAGGAAACCATGCAGGACCTGAATGACCGCTTGGCCTCTTACCTGGAAAAGGTGCGCAGCCTGGAGACTGCCAACCAGAAGCTGGAAGTGCAGATCCGAGAACATGTGGAGAAGAAGGGGCCATGTGCTAGAGACTGGAGCCCGTACTTTAAGACCATGGAGGATCTGCGGAAACAG ATCTTCGATTCCACAGTAGAGAATGCCCAGTTGGTCCTGCAGATTGATAATGCTCGCCTAGCTGCTGATGACTTCAGAGTCAA GTATGAGGCTGAAATGGCCATCCGCGTGTCTGTGGAGATGGACATCACTGGGCTCCGGAAAGTGATTGACGACACAAACCTGAACCGGATGAACCTGGAGAATGAGATAGAGTCCCTAAAGGAGGAGCTCATCTTCCTGAAGAAAAACCATGAGGAC GAGGTGGCTAATCTGCAGGCTCAGATTGCCAGCTGTGGGCTGACGGTGGAAGTGGACGCTCCCAAAACGCACGACTTGGGCAAGATCATGGCTGACATCCGAGCACAGTATGAAGCGCTATCGCAGAAGAACAGAGAAGATGCAGAGAAATGGTACCAGGCAAAG TTAGAAGAGCACACGGTCCAGGTCACACAAGACACAGAAGCGCTACAGTCTGCCAGAACCACTGTCACTGATCTCAGTCGCACAGTGCAGTCCTTGGAGATTGAGATGGAGTCCTTGCATAACTTG AAAGCTAACCTGGAGGCCACTCTAAGGGACACAGAAGCTCGCTATGCTATGGAGATAGATCACATCAACAGCATCGTCCTTCGGCTGGAAGCAGACCTGGCACAAATCCGCAATGACAGCCAGCACCAGGCTCAGGACTATGAAACCCTGTTCAACATAAAGATGAAACTGGAGGAAGAAATCAGTACCTACAGACGACTGCTGGATGGTGGAGATGACTTTAA CCTACAAGATGCCCTAATTGATAGGAGCAGCAGCACCACTACACAGATGGTGAAGAAGGTCATTACCACCACACAGAAAGTCATCGATGGCAAGGTGGTTTCTGAGAGCAATGACATGCAAGTCATTAAGTCCTAA